The following proteins are encoded in a genomic region of Pyrus communis chromosome 11, drPyrComm1.1, whole genome shotgun sequence:
- the LOC137708154 gene encoding protein COFACTOR ASSEMBLY OF COMPLEX C SUBUNIT B CCB1, chloroplastic-like isoform X1 codes for MAAKVLSSPPHPHPNPLSSRPLKILHETHHQHRQQQPWRLSQRSSGSSGTNKKREVVMSSLHQSLVSTSSSLVPLLLEPPQQLNASSSSISSSLMFVIAAADGAVGYSLASYYTSLGLFVISVPGLWSLIKRSVKSKVVQKTFVGEEKKAPSQVAGEILSFFTRNNFVVTDRGETITFEGMMVPSRGQAALLTFCTCISLASVALVLTITVPDFGNNWFWLTTLSPLAGAYYWKRASRKEQIKVKMMVIDDGEQSEIIVQGDDQQVEQMRKELQLSEKGMVYVKGIFER; via the exons ATGGCAGCGAAAGTGCTATCATCCCCTCCGCACCCGCATCCAAATCCTCTCAGTTCTCGTCCTCTGAAAATACTCCACGAAACCCACCACCAGCATAGGcagcagcagccatggcggcTGAGCCAGCGTTCATCAGGAAGTTCAGGAACCAACAAGAAGAGAGAGGTGGTGATGAGCTCCCTCCACCAGTCTCTTGTTAGTACGTCGTCGTCTCTGGTACCTCTCTTACTGGAACCACCGCAGCAACTCAATGCATCCAGCAGCAGCATCAGCAGCTCCCTCATGTTTGTGATTGCAGCTGCAGACGGCGCCGTAGGTTATTCGTTGGCCAGTTACTACACATCCCTGGGTCTCTTCGTCATCTCTGTTCCTGGCCTTTGGTCCCTCATCAAACGTTCTGTTAAATCCAAG GTCGTGCAGAAGACGTTTGTAGGTGAAGAGAAGAAGGCACCAAGCCAAGTCGCCGGTGAAATCCTCTCTTTTTTCACTCGCAACAATTTTGTGGTCACTGATCGAGGGGAGACCATTAC GTTTGAAGGCATGATGGTTCCAAGTCGAGGCCAAGCGGCATTGCTCACTTTTTGCACCTGCATCAGCCTTGCAAGCGTAGCTCTTGTTCTTACCATAACTGTTCCTGATTTCGGCAATAACTGGTTTTGGCTCACCACCTTAAGTCCGTTGGC GGGCGCATATTACTGGAAGCGAGCATCACGAAAGGAGCAGATCAAGGTCAAAATGATGGTCATAGACGATGGTGAACAGTCAGAGATCATCGTTCAGGGGGATGACCAGCAAGTAGAGCAAATGAGAAAGGAGCTTCAATTGAGTGAGAAGGGAATGGTGTATGTTAAGGGCATATTCGAGAGATAA
- the LOC137708154 gene encoding protein COFACTOR ASSEMBLY OF COMPLEX C SUBUNIT B CCB1, chloroplastic-like isoform X2: MAAKVLSSPPHPHPNPLSSRPLKILHETHHQHRQQQPWRLSQRSSGSSGTNKKREVVMSSLHQSLVSTSSSLVPLLLEPPQQLNASSSSISSSLMFVIAAADGAVGYSLASYYTSLGLFVISVPGLWSLIKRSVKSKVVQKTFVGEEKKAPSQVAGEILSFFTRNNFVVTDRGETITGAYYWKRASRKEQIKVKMMVIDDGEQSEIIVQGDDQQVEQMRKELQLSEKGMVYVKGIFER, translated from the exons ATGGCAGCGAAAGTGCTATCATCCCCTCCGCACCCGCATCCAAATCCTCTCAGTTCTCGTCCTCTGAAAATACTCCACGAAACCCACCACCAGCATAGGcagcagcagccatggcggcTGAGCCAGCGTTCATCAGGAAGTTCAGGAACCAACAAGAAGAGAGAGGTGGTGATGAGCTCCCTCCACCAGTCTCTTGTTAGTACGTCGTCGTCTCTGGTACCTCTCTTACTGGAACCACCGCAGCAACTCAATGCATCCAGCAGCAGCATCAGCAGCTCCCTCATGTTTGTGATTGCAGCTGCAGACGGCGCCGTAGGTTATTCGTTGGCCAGTTACTACACATCCCTGGGTCTCTTCGTCATCTCTGTTCCTGGCCTTTGGTCCCTCATCAAACGTTCTGTTAAATCCAAG GTCGTGCAGAAGACGTTTGTAGGTGAAGAGAAGAAGGCACCAAGCCAAGTCGCCGGTGAAATCCTCTCTTTTTTCACTCGCAACAATTTTGTGGTCACTGATCGAGGGGAGACCATTAC GGGCGCATATTACTGGAAGCGAGCATCACGAAAGGAGCAGATCAAGGTCAAAATGATGGTCATAGACGATGGTGAACAGTCAGAGATCATCGTTCAGGGGGATGACCAGCAAGTAGAGCAAATGAGAAAGGAGCTTCAATTGAGTGAGAAGGGAATGGTGTATGTTAAGGGCATATTCGAGAGATAA
- the LOC137708787 gene encoding N-alpha-acetyltransferase MAK3-like, whose amino-acid sequence MELEGISKKEKEESGGGGGGGGEIEKVNLSSAAASEIEYVSYGGEEHLPLIMGLVDQELSEPYSIFTYRYFVYLWPQLCFMAFHGGRCVGTVVCKMGEHRNTYRGYIAMLVVIKPYRGKGIATQLVTRSIQVMKESGCEEVTLEAEVTNKGALALYGRLGFIRAKRLFRYYLNGVDAFRLKLLFPRPLYSLPSQSQANNDNMAMPLPMED is encoded by the exons ATGGAATTGGAAGGAATCAgtaagaaagagaaagaagaaagcggcggcggcggaggaggagggggtGAGATTGAGAAGGTAAATTTGTCGTCGGCGGCGGCGTCGGAGATAGAGTACGTGAGCTATGGAGGAGAAGAGCACCTGCCTCTAATAATGGGGCTGGTGGACCAAGAACTGAGCGAGCCGTACTCCATCTTCACCTATCGGTACTTCGTGTATCTGTGGCCGCAGCTATGTTTCATGGCGTTCCACGGAGGCAGGTGCGTGGGGACGGTGGTGTGTAAGATGGGGGAGCACCGCAACACCTACAGAGGGTACATCGCCATGCTCGTCGTCATCAAGCCGTACAGAGGCAAAGGCATCGCCACCCAACTAGTCACCAGATCTATTCAAGTCATGAAGGAATCTGGCTGCGAAGAG GTAACGCTGGAGGCAGAAGTGACAAATAAAGGAGCTCTGGCGCTGTACGGGCGTCTTGGATTTATACGGGCAAAGAGGCTATTCCGGTACTACTTGAACGGGGTGGATGCTTTTCGTCTGAAGCTGCTGTTTCCCCGCCCTCTTTACTCTCTTCCTTCCCAATCCCAGGCTAATAATGACAACATGGCCATGCCATTGCCCATGGAAGATTGA
- the LOC137707570 gene encoding cytochrome b-c1 complex subunit Rieske-4, mitochondrial-like translates to MLRVAARRLCSVSVSPWRSNLAATGTASSSILSRNLIDGHDSSDELRSAYFTPDFYLPSRGFVSGSVTPSQDNNLVPDVPPTVAAVKNPSSKIVYDEYNHERYPPGDPSKRAFAYFVLTGGRFVYASLIRLLILKFVLSMSASKDVLAMASLEVDLSSIEPGSTVTVKWRGKPVFIRRRTDDDIKLANSVDVNSLRDPQQDAERVKNPEWLIVVGVCTHLGCIPLPNAGDFGGWFCPCHGSHYDISGRIRKGPAPYNLEVPTYSFLEENKLLIG, encoded by the exons aTGTTGAGGGTTGCGGCGAGGAGGCTCTGTTCTGTGTCCGTGTCGCCATGGAGGTCCAACCTAGCCGCCACCGGCACTGCCTCCTCCTCTATCCTGTCTCGAAATCTCATCGACGGCCATGACTCCTCCGATGAGCTCAGATCCGCCTATTTCACCCCTGACTTCTATCTTCCGTCCAGAG GTTTTGTGTCTGGTTCAGTTACCCCGTCCCAGGACAACAATCTAGTTCCAGACGTTCCTCCAACTGTCGCAGCTGTCAAGAATCCTAGTTCAAAGATAGTTTATGATGAGTACAACCATGAGCGTTACCCTCCAGGTGACCCCAGCAAGCGTGCATTTGCCTACTTTGTCCTCACAGGCGGGAGGTTTGTCTATGCTTCTCTGATTCGTCTGCTTATCCTCAAGTTTGTGCTAAGCATGTCAGCCAGTAAGGATGTTCTTGCTATGGCCTCGCTCGAGGTTGATCTCTCCAGCATTGAGCCCGGTTCAACTGTGACTGTTAAGTGGCGTGGAAAGCCAGTCTTCATCAGACGCCGCACTGACGATGATATCAAGCTGGCAAATAGTGTAGATGTTAATTCTCTCCGTGATCCGCAGCAAGATGCTGAGAGGGTTAAAAACCCGGAATGGCTCATTGTTGTGGGAGTTTGCACGCATCTGGGTTGCATTCCCTTGCCTAATGCTGGTGATTTTGGTGGATGGTTTTGTCCATGCCATGGTTCCCACTATGATATTTCTGGAAGGATCCGCAAGGGACCAGCACCATACAATCTGGAGGTACCCACTTATTCATTCTTGGAGGAGAACAAGTTACTGATTGGCTGA